One Hippoglossus stenolepis isolate QCI-W04-F060 chromosome 9, HSTE1.2, whole genome shotgun sequence genomic region harbors:
- the ddhd2 gene encoding phospholipase DDHD2 isoform X2, producing the protein MSSSPGEEGRLPEAAPNHNTPDRFDSPAQTEATGNTPGDLVSPVLDKASPSSTTSFEIVDMETVPAPYREVQPHWFFCQRANDNTSWLPFSREDSDKLERARNSEDEGEVVVAVDGERYDVHVKERKRYAVYWEQGPTQVRRCTWFYKGDKDTRFMPYSEDFSQSLEESYMIAVTLDEWKTKLDFPTGETVILHNPKLIMQYQPIGMQDEWMTSPSEQTQPRTVKRGVDNISVEIPEGEPEKVDHLVFMVHGIGPACDLRFRSIIQCVSDFRSASLSLLASHYKRAQQDGQVNRVEFLPVNWHSALHGDATGVDEDIQRITLPSISRLRHFTNDTLLDLFFYNSPTYCQTIVDTVASEINRLHTLFKQRHPEFSGAVSVVGHSLGSLILFDLLTNQRTRSGAREGVPSGESCQLSCDTLEQTLTRLGLQQYLDTLQAENLDLESLSLCNDSDLKVLGIPLGPRKKILKYAKRKWFPEDCKKGTVLLPPGMQCPLEVTNDQDGNQSSGVTPQQSQFHRAQSITSAVDYEYFDMGIGQVSIEYPQLAFRPQTFFAFGSPIGMFLTVRGLKRIDPNYTFPTCKSFYNIYHPYDPVAYRIEPMIVSEVDLEPMLIPHHKGRKRMHLELKDSLTRMSMDLKNNVLGSLRTAWQSFARLPSAAALPPVEEGETTIERNLEETQASAAVTASSESEEKSADFWTKILEWPRALHMHYFQGVCEESSVSAEQGEQPEIKVGRLNGGRRIDYVLQEKPIESFNEYLFAIQSHLCYWESEDTALLLLKEIYDKQGVAFEQPQQ; encoded by the exons ATGTCCTCCAGTCCCGGTGAGGAGGGGCGTCTTCCTGAGGCTGCCCCAAACCACAACACCCCAGACCGGTTTGACAGCCCCGCTCAGACTGAGGCTACAGGGAACACACCTGGGGATCTG GTGTCGCCTGTGTTGGACAAGGCCTCTCCTTCTTCCACTACCTCCTTTGAGATTGTCGACATGGAGACAGTCCCAGCTCCTTACAGAGAAGTGCAGCCTCACTGGTTCTTCTGTCAACGGGCTAATGACAACACCTCCTGGCTTCCTTTCAGCAGAGAAGACTCTGACAAACTAGAGAGGGCCCGCAACTCTG AAGAtgagggggaggtggtggtggctGTGGATGGAGAGCGGTATGATGTGCACGTCAAGGAGAGGAAACGCTACGCTGTGTACTGGGAGCAAGGTCCCACTCAAGTCCGCCGCTGTACCTGGTTCTACAAAGGAGATAAAGACACCAGGTTCATGCCATACTCTGAGGACTTCAGCCAAAGCCTGGAG GAGTCTTATATGATAGCAGTGACCTTGGACGAATGGAAGACGAAACTGGACTTTCCCACTGGAGAGACTGTTATCTTACACAATCCCAAA CTTATAATGCAATATCAGCCAATTGGAATGCAAGATGAGTGGATGACCTCCCCCTCAGAGCAGACCCAACCACGAACAGTCAAGAGGGGAGTAGACAACATCTCTGTAGAGATACCTGAAG GTGAACCAGAAAAGGTGGACCACCTTGTTTTTATGGTGCATGGCATTGGTCCTGCGTGTGACTTGCGCTTCAGATCCATCATACAGTGTG TAAGTGACTTCAGGAGTGCTTCCCTGTCCCTCCTGGCCTCTCATTACAAACGGGCTCAGCAAGATGGCCAGGTGAACAGAGTTGAGTTTCTCCCAGTCAACTGGCACAGCGCTCTACACGGGGATGCCACTGGTGTGGATGA gGACATCCAGAGGATCACTCTTCCCAGTATCAGCAGACTGAGACATTTCACCAACGACACTTTGCTGGACCTATTTTTCTATAACAGTCCCACCTACTGCCAGACCATAGTGGACACAGTAGCCTCAGAGATCAACAGGCTACACACCCTCTTTAAACAGCGACACCCAGAATTCAGCGGGGCAGTTTCAGTAGTGGGCCATAGTCTGG GTTCACTGATCCTGTTTGACCTGCTAACCAACCAGAGGACTAGATCAGGGGCCAGAGAGGGG GTGCCTTCCGGTGAGTCGTGTCAATTGAGCTGTGACACATTGGAGCAGACTCTGACCAGACTGGGCCTCCAGCAATACCTCGATACACTGCAGGCTGAAAACCTCGACCTGGAATCACTG TCTCTTTGCAACGACAGTGATCTCAAAGTGTTAGGAATTCCTCTTGGACCTCGGAAGAAGATCCTGAAGTACGCCAAAAGAAAATGGTTTCCAGAG GATTGCAAGAAAGGGACTGTGCTTCTGCCACCCGGTATGCAATGTCCACTCGAAGTGACCAATGATCAGGATGGTAATCAATCCTCCGGTGTGACGCCGCAGCAGTCACAGTTTCATAGGGCGCAGTCTATCACCAGCGCCGTGGACTATGAATACTTCGACATGGGAATCGGACAG GTATCTATTGAATACCCACAGCTAGCGTTCCGCCCTCAGACCTTTTTTGCGTTCGGCTCTCCCATTGGAATGTTCCTCACCGTTCGTGGCCTGAAACGCATTGACCCAAACTACACCTTCCCCACCTGCAAGAGCTTTTACAACATCTACCACCCG TACGACCCTGTGGCCTATCGGATAGAGCCCATGATTGTTTCAGAGGTGGATCTGGAGCCCATGCTAATCCCTCACCATAAAGGCCGCAAGAGGATGCACCTCG AACTGAAGGACAGCTTGACCCGAATGAGCATGGATTTGAAGAACAATGTCTTGGGATCATTACGGACGGCATGGCAGTCTTTCGCCAGACTCCCTTCTGCCGCAGCACTGCCCCCGGTGGAGGAAGGGGAAACTACAATAGAGAGAAACCTTGAGGAGACACAAG CCTCAGCGGCAGTTACTGCTTCTTCTGAGAGTGAAGAGAAAAGTGCTGATTTTTGGACTAAAATACTGGAGTGGCCCAGGGCCCTTCATATGCATTACTTCCAAG gagtgtgtgaggaGTCCTCAGTGTCAGCAGAGCAGGGAGAGCAGCCAGAGATAAAAGTGGGGAGGTTGAATGGAGGACGAAGGATTGACTATGTACTTCAGGAGAAACCCATTGAGAGCTTTAACGAATACCTGTTTGCCATCCAGTCACATCTGTGTTACTG gGAATCGGAGGACACAgctctcctcctgctgaagGAGATCTATGACAAGCAGGGTGTGGCCTTTGAACAGCCTCAACAGTAA
- the ddhd2 gene encoding phospholipase DDHD2 isoform X3, with protein sequence MSSSPGEEGRLPEAAPNHNTPDRFDSPAQTEATGNTPGDLVSPVLDKASPSSTTSFEIVDMETVPAPYREVQPHWFFCQRANDNTSWLPFSREDSDKLERARNSEDEGEVVVAVDGERYDVHVKERKRYAVYWEQGPTQVRRCTWFYKGDKDTRFMPYSEDFSQSLEESYMIAVTLDEWKTKLDFPTGETVILHNPKLIMQYQPIGMQDEWMTSPSEQTQPRTVKRGVDNISVEIPEGEPEKVDHLVFMVHGIGPACDLRFRSIIQCVSDFRSASLSLLASHYKRAQQDGQVNRVEFLPVNWHSALHGDATGVDEDIQRITLPSISRLRHFTNDTLLDLFFYNSPTYCQTIVDTVASEINRLHTLFKQRHPEFSGAVSVVGHSLGSLILFDLLTNQRTRSGAREGVPSGESCQLSCDTLEQTLTRLGLQQYLDTLQAENLDLESLSLCNDSDLKVLGIPLGPRKKILKYAKRKWFPEDCKKGTVLLPPGMQCPLEVTNDQDGNQSSGVTPQQSQFHRAQSITSAVDYEYFDMGIGQTNGGIAKGQVSIEYPQLAFRPQTFFAFGSPIGMFLTVRGLKRIDPNYTFPTCKSFYNIYHPYDPVAYRIEPMIVSEVDLEPMLIPHHKGRKRMHLELKDSLTRMSMDLKNNVLGSLRTAWQSFARLPSAAALPPVEEGETTIERNLEETQGVCEESSVSAEQGEQPEIKVGRLNGGRRIDYVLQEKPIESFNEYLFAIQSHLCYWESEDTALLLLKEIYDKQGVAFEQPQQ encoded by the exons ATGTCCTCCAGTCCCGGTGAGGAGGGGCGTCTTCCTGAGGCTGCCCCAAACCACAACACCCCAGACCGGTTTGACAGCCCCGCTCAGACTGAGGCTACAGGGAACACACCTGGGGATCTG GTGTCGCCTGTGTTGGACAAGGCCTCTCCTTCTTCCACTACCTCCTTTGAGATTGTCGACATGGAGACAGTCCCAGCTCCTTACAGAGAAGTGCAGCCTCACTGGTTCTTCTGTCAACGGGCTAATGACAACACCTCCTGGCTTCCTTTCAGCAGAGAAGACTCTGACAAACTAGAGAGGGCCCGCAACTCTG AAGAtgagggggaggtggtggtggctGTGGATGGAGAGCGGTATGATGTGCACGTCAAGGAGAGGAAACGCTACGCTGTGTACTGGGAGCAAGGTCCCACTCAAGTCCGCCGCTGTACCTGGTTCTACAAAGGAGATAAAGACACCAGGTTCATGCCATACTCTGAGGACTTCAGCCAAAGCCTGGAG GAGTCTTATATGATAGCAGTGACCTTGGACGAATGGAAGACGAAACTGGACTTTCCCACTGGAGAGACTGTTATCTTACACAATCCCAAA CTTATAATGCAATATCAGCCAATTGGAATGCAAGATGAGTGGATGACCTCCCCCTCAGAGCAGACCCAACCACGAACAGTCAAGAGGGGAGTAGACAACATCTCTGTAGAGATACCTGAAG GTGAACCAGAAAAGGTGGACCACCTTGTTTTTATGGTGCATGGCATTGGTCCTGCGTGTGACTTGCGCTTCAGATCCATCATACAGTGTG TAAGTGACTTCAGGAGTGCTTCCCTGTCCCTCCTGGCCTCTCATTACAAACGGGCTCAGCAAGATGGCCAGGTGAACAGAGTTGAGTTTCTCCCAGTCAACTGGCACAGCGCTCTACACGGGGATGCCACTGGTGTGGATGA gGACATCCAGAGGATCACTCTTCCCAGTATCAGCAGACTGAGACATTTCACCAACGACACTTTGCTGGACCTATTTTTCTATAACAGTCCCACCTACTGCCAGACCATAGTGGACACAGTAGCCTCAGAGATCAACAGGCTACACACCCTCTTTAAACAGCGACACCCAGAATTCAGCGGGGCAGTTTCAGTAGTGGGCCATAGTCTGG GTTCACTGATCCTGTTTGACCTGCTAACCAACCAGAGGACTAGATCAGGGGCCAGAGAGGGG GTGCCTTCCGGTGAGTCGTGTCAATTGAGCTGTGACACATTGGAGCAGACTCTGACCAGACTGGGCCTCCAGCAATACCTCGATACACTGCAGGCTGAAAACCTCGACCTGGAATCACTG TCTCTTTGCAACGACAGTGATCTCAAAGTGTTAGGAATTCCTCTTGGACCTCGGAAGAAGATCCTGAAGTACGCCAAAAGAAAATGGTTTCCAGAG GATTGCAAGAAAGGGACTGTGCTTCTGCCACCCGGTATGCAATGTCCACTCGAAGTGACCAATGATCAGGATGGTAATCAATCCTCCGGTGTGACGCCGCAGCAGTCACAGTTTCATAGGGCGCAGTCTATCACCAGCGCCGTGGACTATGAATACTTCGACATGGGAATCGGACAG ACCAATGGAGGTATAGCCAAGGGGCAG GTATCTATTGAATACCCACAGCTAGCGTTCCGCCCTCAGACCTTTTTTGCGTTCGGCTCTCCCATTGGAATGTTCCTCACCGTTCGTGGCCTGAAACGCATTGACCCAAACTACACCTTCCCCACCTGCAAGAGCTTTTACAACATCTACCACCCG TACGACCCTGTGGCCTATCGGATAGAGCCCATGATTGTTTCAGAGGTGGATCTGGAGCCCATGCTAATCCCTCACCATAAAGGCCGCAAGAGGATGCACCTCG AACTGAAGGACAGCTTGACCCGAATGAGCATGGATTTGAAGAACAATGTCTTGGGATCATTACGGACGGCATGGCAGTCTTTCGCCAGACTCCCTTCTGCCGCAGCACTGCCCCCGGTGGAGGAAGGGGAAACTACAATAGAGAGAAACCTTGAGGAGACACAAG gagtgtgtgaggaGTCCTCAGTGTCAGCAGAGCAGGGAGAGCAGCCAGAGATAAAAGTGGGGAGGTTGAATGGAGGACGAAGGATTGACTATGTACTTCAGGAGAAACCCATTGAGAGCTTTAACGAATACCTGTTTGCCATCCAGTCACATCTGTGTTACTG gGAATCGGAGGACACAgctctcctcctgctgaagGAGATCTATGACAAGCAGGGTGTGGCCTTTGAACAGCCTCAACAGTAA
- the ddhd2 gene encoding phospholipase DDHD2 isoform X4, protein MPYSEDFSQSLEESYMIAVTLDEWKTKLDFPTGETVILHNPKLIMQYQPIGMQDEWMTSPSEQTQPRTVKRGVDNISVEIPEGEPEKVDHLVFMVHGIGPACDLRFRSIIQCVSDFRSASLSLLASHYKRAQQDGQVNRVEFLPVNWHSALHGDATGVDEDIQRITLPSISRLRHFTNDTLLDLFFYNSPTYCQTIVDTVASEINRLHTLFKQRHPEFSGAVSVVGHSLGSLILFDLLTNQRTRSGAREGVPSGESCQLSCDTLEQTLTRLGLQQYLDTLQAENLDLESLSLCNDSDLKVLGIPLGPRKKILKYAKRKWFPEDCKKGTVLLPPGMQCPLEVTNDQDGNQSSGVTPQQSQFHRAQSITSAVDYEYFDMGIGQTNGGIAKGQVSIEYPQLAFRPQTFFAFGSPIGMFLTVRGLKRIDPNYTFPTCKSFYNIYHPYDPVAYRIEPMIVSEVDLEPMLIPHHKGRKRMHLELKDSLTRMSMDLKNNVLGSLRTAWQSFARLPSAAALPPVEEGETTIERNLEETQASAAVTASSESEEKSADFWTKILEWPRALHMHYFQGVCEESSVSAEQGEQPEIKVGRLNGGRRIDYVLQEKPIESFNEYLFAIQSHLCYWESEDTALLLLKEIYDKQGVAFEQPQQ, encoded by the exons ATGCCATACTCTGAGGACTTCAGCCAAAGCCTGGAG GAGTCTTATATGATAGCAGTGACCTTGGACGAATGGAAGACGAAACTGGACTTTCCCACTGGAGAGACTGTTATCTTACACAATCCCAAA CTTATAATGCAATATCAGCCAATTGGAATGCAAGATGAGTGGATGACCTCCCCCTCAGAGCAGACCCAACCACGAACAGTCAAGAGGGGAGTAGACAACATCTCTGTAGAGATACCTGAAG GTGAACCAGAAAAGGTGGACCACCTTGTTTTTATGGTGCATGGCATTGGTCCTGCGTGTGACTTGCGCTTCAGATCCATCATACAGTGTG TAAGTGACTTCAGGAGTGCTTCCCTGTCCCTCCTGGCCTCTCATTACAAACGGGCTCAGCAAGATGGCCAGGTGAACAGAGTTGAGTTTCTCCCAGTCAACTGGCACAGCGCTCTACACGGGGATGCCACTGGTGTGGATGA gGACATCCAGAGGATCACTCTTCCCAGTATCAGCAGACTGAGACATTTCACCAACGACACTTTGCTGGACCTATTTTTCTATAACAGTCCCACCTACTGCCAGACCATAGTGGACACAGTAGCCTCAGAGATCAACAGGCTACACACCCTCTTTAAACAGCGACACCCAGAATTCAGCGGGGCAGTTTCAGTAGTGGGCCATAGTCTGG GTTCACTGATCCTGTTTGACCTGCTAACCAACCAGAGGACTAGATCAGGGGCCAGAGAGGGG GTGCCTTCCGGTGAGTCGTGTCAATTGAGCTGTGACACATTGGAGCAGACTCTGACCAGACTGGGCCTCCAGCAATACCTCGATACACTGCAGGCTGAAAACCTCGACCTGGAATCACTG TCTCTTTGCAACGACAGTGATCTCAAAGTGTTAGGAATTCCTCTTGGACCTCGGAAGAAGATCCTGAAGTACGCCAAAAGAAAATGGTTTCCAGAG GATTGCAAGAAAGGGACTGTGCTTCTGCCACCCGGTATGCAATGTCCACTCGAAGTGACCAATGATCAGGATGGTAATCAATCCTCCGGTGTGACGCCGCAGCAGTCACAGTTTCATAGGGCGCAGTCTATCACCAGCGCCGTGGACTATGAATACTTCGACATGGGAATCGGACAG ACCAATGGAGGTATAGCCAAGGGGCAG GTATCTATTGAATACCCACAGCTAGCGTTCCGCCCTCAGACCTTTTTTGCGTTCGGCTCTCCCATTGGAATGTTCCTCACCGTTCGTGGCCTGAAACGCATTGACCCAAACTACACCTTCCCCACCTGCAAGAGCTTTTACAACATCTACCACCCG TACGACCCTGTGGCCTATCGGATAGAGCCCATGATTGTTTCAGAGGTGGATCTGGAGCCCATGCTAATCCCTCACCATAAAGGCCGCAAGAGGATGCACCTCG AACTGAAGGACAGCTTGACCCGAATGAGCATGGATTTGAAGAACAATGTCTTGGGATCATTACGGACGGCATGGCAGTCTTTCGCCAGACTCCCTTCTGCCGCAGCACTGCCCCCGGTGGAGGAAGGGGAAACTACAATAGAGAGAAACCTTGAGGAGACACAAG CCTCAGCGGCAGTTACTGCTTCTTCTGAGAGTGAAGAGAAAAGTGCTGATTTTTGGACTAAAATACTGGAGTGGCCCAGGGCCCTTCATATGCATTACTTCCAAG gagtgtgtgaggaGTCCTCAGTGTCAGCAGAGCAGGGAGAGCAGCCAGAGATAAAAGTGGGGAGGTTGAATGGAGGACGAAGGATTGACTATGTACTTCAGGAGAAACCCATTGAGAGCTTTAACGAATACCTGTTTGCCATCCAGTCACATCTGTGTTACTG gGAATCGGAGGACACAgctctcctcctgctgaagGAGATCTATGACAAGCAGGGTGTGGCCTTTGAACAGCCTCAACAGTAA
- the ddhd2 gene encoding phospholipase DDHD2 isoform X1, with product MSSSPGEEGRLPEAAPNHNTPDRFDSPAQTEATGNTPGDLVSPVLDKASPSSTTSFEIVDMETVPAPYREVQPHWFFCQRANDNTSWLPFSREDSDKLERARNSEDEGEVVVAVDGERYDVHVKERKRYAVYWEQGPTQVRRCTWFYKGDKDTRFMPYSEDFSQSLEESYMIAVTLDEWKTKLDFPTGETVILHNPKLIMQYQPIGMQDEWMTSPSEQTQPRTVKRGVDNISVEIPEGEPEKVDHLVFMVHGIGPACDLRFRSIIQCVSDFRSASLSLLASHYKRAQQDGQVNRVEFLPVNWHSALHGDATGVDEDIQRITLPSISRLRHFTNDTLLDLFFYNSPTYCQTIVDTVASEINRLHTLFKQRHPEFSGAVSVVGHSLGSLILFDLLTNQRTRSGAREGVPSGESCQLSCDTLEQTLTRLGLQQYLDTLQAENLDLESLSLCNDSDLKVLGIPLGPRKKILKYAKRKWFPEDCKKGTVLLPPGMQCPLEVTNDQDGNQSSGVTPQQSQFHRAQSITSAVDYEYFDMGIGQTNGGIAKGQVSIEYPQLAFRPQTFFAFGSPIGMFLTVRGLKRIDPNYTFPTCKSFYNIYHPYDPVAYRIEPMIVSEVDLEPMLIPHHKGRKRMHLELKDSLTRMSMDLKNNVLGSLRTAWQSFARLPSAAALPPVEEGETTIERNLEETQASAAVTASSESEEKSADFWTKILEWPRALHMHYFQGVCEESSVSAEQGEQPEIKVGRLNGGRRIDYVLQEKPIESFNEYLFAIQSHLCYWESEDTALLLLKEIYDKQGVAFEQPQQ from the exons ATGTCCTCCAGTCCCGGTGAGGAGGGGCGTCTTCCTGAGGCTGCCCCAAACCACAACACCCCAGACCGGTTTGACAGCCCCGCTCAGACTGAGGCTACAGGGAACACACCTGGGGATCTG GTGTCGCCTGTGTTGGACAAGGCCTCTCCTTCTTCCACTACCTCCTTTGAGATTGTCGACATGGAGACAGTCCCAGCTCCTTACAGAGAAGTGCAGCCTCACTGGTTCTTCTGTCAACGGGCTAATGACAACACCTCCTGGCTTCCTTTCAGCAGAGAAGACTCTGACAAACTAGAGAGGGCCCGCAACTCTG AAGAtgagggggaggtggtggtggctGTGGATGGAGAGCGGTATGATGTGCACGTCAAGGAGAGGAAACGCTACGCTGTGTACTGGGAGCAAGGTCCCACTCAAGTCCGCCGCTGTACCTGGTTCTACAAAGGAGATAAAGACACCAGGTTCATGCCATACTCTGAGGACTTCAGCCAAAGCCTGGAG GAGTCTTATATGATAGCAGTGACCTTGGACGAATGGAAGACGAAACTGGACTTTCCCACTGGAGAGACTGTTATCTTACACAATCCCAAA CTTATAATGCAATATCAGCCAATTGGAATGCAAGATGAGTGGATGACCTCCCCCTCAGAGCAGACCCAACCACGAACAGTCAAGAGGGGAGTAGACAACATCTCTGTAGAGATACCTGAAG GTGAACCAGAAAAGGTGGACCACCTTGTTTTTATGGTGCATGGCATTGGTCCTGCGTGTGACTTGCGCTTCAGATCCATCATACAGTGTG TAAGTGACTTCAGGAGTGCTTCCCTGTCCCTCCTGGCCTCTCATTACAAACGGGCTCAGCAAGATGGCCAGGTGAACAGAGTTGAGTTTCTCCCAGTCAACTGGCACAGCGCTCTACACGGGGATGCCACTGGTGTGGATGA gGACATCCAGAGGATCACTCTTCCCAGTATCAGCAGACTGAGACATTTCACCAACGACACTTTGCTGGACCTATTTTTCTATAACAGTCCCACCTACTGCCAGACCATAGTGGACACAGTAGCCTCAGAGATCAACAGGCTACACACCCTCTTTAAACAGCGACACCCAGAATTCAGCGGGGCAGTTTCAGTAGTGGGCCATAGTCTGG GTTCACTGATCCTGTTTGACCTGCTAACCAACCAGAGGACTAGATCAGGGGCCAGAGAGGGG GTGCCTTCCGGTGAGTCGTGTCAATTGAGCTGTGACACATTGGAGCAGACTCTGACCAGACTGGGCCTCCAGCAATACCTCGATACACTGCAGGCTGAAAACCTCGACCTGGAATCACTG TCTCTTTGCAACGACAGTGATCTCAAAGTGTTAGGAATTCCTCTTGGACCTCGGAAGAAGATCCTGAAGTACGCCAAAAGAAAATGGTTTCCAGAG GATTGCAAGAAAGGGACTGTGCTTCTGCCACCCGGTATGCAATGTCCACTCGAAGTGACCAATGATCAGGATGGTAATCAATCCTCCGGTGTGACGCCGCAGCAGTCACAGTTTCATAGGGCGCAGTCTATCACCAGCGCCGTGGACTATGAATACTTCGACATGGGAATCGGACAG ACCAATGGAGGTATAGCCAAGGGGCAG GTATCTATTGAATACCCACAGCTAGCGTTCCGCCCTCAGACCTTTTTTGCGTTCGGCTCTCCCATTGGAATGTTCCTCACCGTTCGTGGCCTGAAACGCATTGACCCAAACTACACCTTCCCCACCTGCAAGAGCTTTTACAACATCTACCACCCG TACGACCCTGTGGCCTATCGGATAGAGCCCATGATTGTTTCAGAGGTGGATCTGGAGCCCATGCTAATCCCTCACCATAAAGGCCGCAAGAGGATGCACCTCG AACTGAAGGACAGCTTGACCCGAATGAGCATGGATTTGAAGAACAATGTCTTGGGATCATTACGGACGGCATGGCAGTCTTTCGCCAGACTCCCTTCTGCCGCAGCACTGCCCCCGGTGGAGGAAGGGGAAACTACAATAGAGAGAAACCTTGAGGAGACACAAG CCTCAGCGGCAGTTACTGCTTCTTCTGAGAGTGAAGAGAAAAGTGCTGATTTTTGGACTAAAATACTGGAGTGGCCCAGGGCCCTTCATATGCATTACTTCCAAG gagtgtgtgaggaGTCCTCAGTGTCAGCAGAGCAGGGAGAGCAGCCAGAGATAAAAGTGGGGAGGTTGAATGGAGGACGAAGGATTGACTATGTACTTCAGGAGAAACCCATTGAGAGCTTTAACGAATACCTGTTTGCCATCCAGTCACATCTGTGTTACTG gGAATCGGAGGACACAgctctcctcctgctgaagGAGATCTATGACAAGCAGGGTGTGGCCTTTGAACAGCCTCAACAGTAA